In one Diceros bicornis minor isolate mBicDic1 chromosome 2, mDicBic1.mat.cur, whole genome shotgun sequence genomic region, the following are encoded:
- the LOC131411112 gene encoding grpE protein homolog 1, mitochondrial-like, translating to MQPSPRLLCTATKQKKNGQNLEEDVGHNEQKTDPPSTEEILMEEKVKLEEQLKETMEKYNRALADSENLRQRSQKLVEEAKLYGIQGFCKDLLEVADILEKATQCVPKEEIKDDNPHLKILYERLVMTEVQIQKVFTKHSLLRPNPLGAKFDPYEHEALFHTPVEGKEPAWLR from the coding sequence ATGCAGCCCTCCCCTCGGTTGTTATGCACGGCTACTAAACAAAAGAAGAATGGCCAGAACTTGGAAGAGGACGTGGGTCACAATGAACAGAAGACAGATCCTCCCTCTACAGAGGAGATACTCATGGAAGAGAAGGTCAAGTTAGAGGAGCAGCTAAAGGAGACAATGGAGAAATATAACCGAGCTTTGGCAGATAGTGAGAACTTGCGGCAGAGGAGCCAAAAATTGGTGGAGGAGGCAAAATTATATGGCATTCAGGGCTTCTGCAAGGACTTGTTAGAGGTTGCAGACATTTTGGAGAAGGCAACACAGTGTGTTCCAAAAGAAGAGATTAAAGACGACAATCCCCACCTGAAGATCCTCTACGAGAGGCTCGTAATGACTGAAGTCCAGATCCAGAAGGTGTTCACAAAGCACAGCTTACTCAGGCCAAACCCTCTAGGGGCCAAGTTTGACCCTTACGAACATGAGGCATTGTTCCACACCCCTGTTGAGGGCAAAGAGCCGGCATGGCTGCGCTAG